The genome window CTCACTAAGTAAAGAATAATAAATTCCAAAATTAGAATACATAGCTACATAAATTACCACACAAGCAGAAGTTAAAACACTCATTTGTAAAAATCCATTTAATTTTGAACTAAGCATTAAAAAAACAACACCAATTCCCATCAAAATAAAGCCTATCATCATTATTTTAGCCTTTCCATATCCATCTGCTATAAACCCACCTACCACAGAAGAAACAGGACGAATGTATTGAGCTAATACTGTTAAAATAGCTGCAAAAACAGCAGAAGCTCCTATCACATTACTTGCATAAGGAGTAAAATAATAAAAACTCATATTAAAAAAATAGGTACAAAAAGTAATAGCAACCACAAGCCAAAGAGCAGAATTTTTCAAAAGAAAAACTAAATCTTTAATTTTAATCTTCTCGCTTTGTTCATTAACCTCATCTTTTAAAAGAAAAAATAATAAAACAGCACTTGCAATAGGAGCTACAGAATAAAAAATAATAACCATTTCTATACCTTGCGCAGCTAAAGCTTTTGTTTGAAAATATCCAAAAATACTTGTAGCTATAGCCAAATGTGCAGCACCAACAACACCCCTACCACCTTCAAAAATTCCATAAGCTTTTGCTTGTTCTTTAGAATTTGCCAAACTT of Campylobacter lari contains these proteins:
- a CDS encoding MFS transporter, yielding MYQNEKQSLKNNFFTLLLLSFCGSIIYGLPYFRKYYYDDYMSLYHLNNFEMGLLGSAYGLLGLFSYALGGYLADRFAPKKLLIISLIATGLGGLLHLYFTSLNALLIIYGIWGITSLLTFWPSLMKIVRSLANSKEQAKAYGIFEGGRGVVGAAHLAIATSIFGYFQTKALAAQGIEMVIIFYSVAPIASAVLLFFLLKDEVNEQSEKIKIKDLVFLLKNSALWLVVAITFCTYFFNMSFYYFTPYASNVIGASAVFAAILTVLAQYIRPVSSVVGGFIADGYGKAKIMMIGFILMGIGVVFLMLSSKLNGFLQMSVLTSACVVIYVAMYSNFGIYYSLLSEGKIPIHLAGMAIGIVSTFGYLPEVFAPLLAGDLLDRYPGVKGFHIYFTIMIAMAILGVMFCLIWIKKYNKKEMK